The Camelina sativa cultivar DH55 chromosome 18, Cs, whole genome shotgun sequence DNA window NNNNNNNNNNNNNNNNNNNNNNNNNNNNNNNNNNNNNNNNNNNNNNNNNNNNNNNNNNNNNNNNNNNNNNNNNNNNNNNNNNNNNNNNNNNNNNNNNNNNNNNNNNNNNNNNNNNNNNNNNNNNNNNNNNNNNNNNNNNNNNNNNNNNNNNNNNNNNNNNNNNNNNNNNNNNNNNNNNNNNNNNNNNNNNNNNNNNNNNNNNNNNNNNNNNNNNNNNNNNNNNNNNNNNNNNNNNNNNNNNNNNNNNNNNNNNNNNNNNNNNNNNNNNNNNNNNNNNNNNNNNatatatatatatatatatatatatatatatatatattatatcagtCTCCTCTGAACTCTGATTGTTCTGCTCTGTTTGTTTCTCTAGGTATCTATCTCATCTAATGATTGCATCCACCAACTTGTTCGTTCTGCTTCTAGCCTTTGGTGGGATCATTTAACATTCATTTAAATTGTGAAAATGTTATGGTGATATATTGGACTGATTGATCCTAATGGACATTTTTGGACTTTGTCTCTGTCTCAGTACCTCTATTTCTTCACTGGCACCCTGGATTTATCATGTAAGCAATCCAAAATCTATTCAAACATTGTTCTTATTGCGTTTGGTtaactttaaatattaaattcatcttcttcatcttcgtacAAAGGGTGATATTCTTGTGTTGGATCATAACAACTCTTTGTTGGGTTCTAACTGGATTCGATTTCTTTATTCACACGTAAGTCAGTCTTGCCCTATAATCAAAACCCTCCACGTGTTTAAAAAACACTAACTTCTCAATTTTCCACTCACGCGCAGCTTCGCTGAAGACCTTTGTTCAGGTTTCAGTGGTTTCATACAAAACCCACAAAACAGCACACTGACTAATATTTTCCCTTGTATGGATCCACTTCATTCTGACAAAACCCTAACTGAAATAAGCTTGATGATTCATAACTTCATCACCGAGGTATTAAATGATTAATAGGTAGAAAGAGTCAAGAACTCTGGTTAATTGTAGAATCTAAATCctatgtttcttgttttgtttgttctcaGCTAAATTCAAAAGTAGCAGAGTCAATGCGTTCTAATGCGTTGACTGGTCGGAGCAATACTGTTTCGTGGGCTCCGGAATCTGGAGTCATATGCGATCCGTTTGTCGGACAACAAATTAACAGCTACACACCACAAAGTTGCTCCAATGGAGCCATTCCAATTGGCGAATTCCCAAATGTAagtcttttaatttttactcATTAGTACCCATGCAGCACAAAGTTAAAACCATGGATCTCTCTGTAAAATTAATCCTAAGACATATAATAAGTTAACATAAGAAACCCTAAACGTAGATTCTTTCGAGATTCACATGCCACGACAAAGATCCACCGGAAACTTGCAGAACCACCGGGAAATTCATCCCGGAAGCAGCTTACCTCAAGGTTTATGCTTACAGCAACTCAGCTCAAGGCATGCTCGACATCTTGCCGTCTCTTCAAAACCTAACAGAATGCCTTGCCGTAAAAGACACGTTATCGAGCATAGTCTCTAACCAATGTGAACCCTTCAAAGCTTCGATGTATCGCCTATGGGCATCGATCCTTGCTCTGTCTATTATCATGGTGGTTCTAGTTTTGCTCTTCATCGCTAAAGCTTTCCAGGAGAAAGGAAAAAGTTTTGCTTGGTTTTCGATTCATCCAACTTCCTCTACAGAAATACGACAAGTGAATATATAGCAtactggatttttttttttttttttttttttNNNNNNNNNNNNNNNNNNNNNNNNNNNNNNNNNNNNNNNNNNNNNNNNNNNNNNNNNNNNNNNNNNNNNNNNNNNNNNNNNNNNNNNNNNNNNNNNNNNNNNNNNNNNNNNNNNNNNNNNNNNNNNNNNNNNNNNNNNNNNNNNNNNNNNNNNNNNNNNNNNNNNNNNNNNNNNNNN harbors:
- the LOC104762795 gene encoding uncharacterized protein LOC104762795 — its product is MTKSRILGVLSQLLLTFVISPILAVSSLSDGGDHERFRRRDPLSSFRHYNGGFDVRNKHYWAATAFTGFHGYFVAGLLIILGVCLGLYVAFSDKSRRVPSTRRRYLNRYYLPLLLLLLLVMLLSMATIGIVIAANQSSKNRTEEMKETIDKAGEDVERNIRTVIVSLTKIQYLLLPYDQNTTHLLNVTTHRLGKGSRLIQSFLRHNGRSIDLAIQLSYLSHLMIASTNLFVLLLAFVPLFLHWHPGFIMVIFLCWIITTLCWVLTGFDFFIHTFAEDLCSGFSGFIQNPQNSTLTNIFPCMDPLHSDKTLTEISLMIHNFITELNSKVAESMRSNALTGRSNTVSWAPESGVICDPFVGQQINSYTPQSCSNGAIPIGEFPNILSRFTCHDKDPPETCRTTGKFIPEAAYLKVYAYSNSAQGMLDILPSLQNLTECLAVKDTLSSIVSNQCEPFKASMYRLWASILALSIIMVVLVLLFIAKAFQEKGKSFAWFSIHPTSSTEIRQVNI